A single region of the Carassius auratus strain Wakin unplaced genomic scaffold, ASM336829v1 scaf_tig00046945, whole genome shotgun sequence genome encodes:
- the LOC113088734 gene encoding prostaglandin E2 receptor EP4 subtype-like, which yields MDNSTAARRMEPTIPAIMFIFGVISNLIAIVVLCKSRREQKETTFYTLVCGLAVTDLLGTVLASPVTIATYVKGAWPDGDPLCQYFGFVLLFFSLAGLSIICAMSIERYMAINHAYFYNGHVDQKLAGVTLLAIYASNILFCALPSAGFGEVKMQYPQTWCFIEWRTNVSAHAAFSFMYAGCSSLLILVTVVCNVLVCAALIRMHRGFVRRTSLGTDPGRASDPGRSRSFRRLAGAEIQMVILLIATSAVVLICSIPLVVQVFLNQLYKTPVEKRLDKNPDLLAIRFASTNPILDPWIYILLRKAVLSKVMENIKCLFCKIGSQMPQGHNSFHCMDGAQVSSIISRELKEAMNTSQTVLYPPESCLDTCQSNQCGRSLSDASSQSSNRNSLDSRLKDPPLQVTLTNETFQEKSI from the exons ATGGACAACAGCACCGCGGCGCGCAGGATGGAGCCCACCATCCCGGCCATCATGTTCATCTTTGGAGTCATCAGCAACCTGATCGCCATCGTGGTGCTCTGCAAGTCCAGGAGGGAGCAGAAGGAGACCACCTTCTACACGCTGGTCTGCGGTCTGGCGGTCACGGATCTGCTGGGAACCGTCCTCGCCAGTCCGGTGACCATCGCCACTTATGTGAAGGGCGCGTGGCCGGATGGAGACCCCCTGTGTCAGTACTTCGGCTTCGTTCTGCTCTTCTTCTCCCTCGCGGGACTGAGCATCATCTGCGCCATGTCCATCGAGAGATACATGGCCATCAATCACGCGTACTTCTACAACGGCCACGTGGATCAGAAGCTCGCGGGAGTCACGCTGCTCGCTATTTACGCGTCTAACATACTGTTCTGCGCGCTCCCGAGCGCGGGGTTTGGAGAGGTGAAGATGCAGTATCCTCAAACCTGGTGCTTCATCGAGTGGCGGACCAACGTGAGCGCGCACGCCGCGTTTTCCTTCATGTACGCGGGCTGCAGCTCGCTGCTGATCCTGGTGACGGTGGTCTGTAACGTGCTGGTGTGCGCCGCGCTCATCCGGATGCACCGGGGGTTCGTCCGGCGCACGTCGCTCGGCACAGACCCGGGCAGAGCGTCTGATCCCGGCAGGAGCCGCAGCTTCAGGCGCCTCGCTGGCGCGGAGATCCAGATGGTGATTCTGCTCATCGCCACCTCCGCAGTCGTGCTCATCTGCTCCATTCCGCTCGTC GTCCAGGTGTTTCTCAACCAACTTTACAAGACGCCGGTGGAGAAACGTTTAGATAAAAATCCAGATCTGCTGGCGATCCGATTTGCCTCCACCAACCCCATTCTAGATCCCTGGATCTACATCCTGCTGCGTAAAGCGGTTCTCTCGAAGGTGATGGAGAACATCAAGTGTCTCTTCTGTAAGATCGGCTCTCAGATGCCGCAGGGACACAACAGCTTCCACTGCATGGACGGAGCGCAGGTGTCCTCCATCATCTCCAGAGAGCTGAAGGAGGCCATGAACACCTCACAGACGGTTCTATATCCACCTGAGAGCTGCCTggacacctgtcaatcaaaccagTGTGGGCGGAGCTTATCTGATGCTTCTTCTCAATCCTCCAATCGGAACAGTTTAGACAGTCGATTGAAAGATCCACCCTTACAAGTGACTTTAACCAATGAGACGTTTCAAGAGAAGAGCATTTAA